The following coding sequences lie in one Nitratireductor mangrovi genomic window:
- a CDS encoding BMP family lipoprotein: protein MTITRRAYLAGLAAVAAGTLAFTTPAFADTFKMGLLVPGSVSEEGWNRIGYNALKGVEKELGAQVSYVELQQNPASFEKAFRDYASQGFNVILGHGFEFQDAALDVAADYPDTVFLISSSYIHEGNVIGLNTDTSQPFYLMGYVAARMGKKAGLVGGMEIPPIQQAFEGFKNGARSVDPDFPISEAYIGNFTDTTAAKEASLSMISQGADFLVPNASGATVGGYQAIAESGGDVKTFSIFSDFTEVAPNNILGLYVADYAQGVVRVVKSIQDGEVPSWNIEFGLKDADVIKFSFRDDVENGVPADIREEVEDVKAKIAAGEIKTRNR, encoded by the coding sequence ATGACGATCACCAGAAGAGCATATCTCGCCGGGCTCGCGGCCGTGGCCGCAGGAACCCTTGCGTTTACCACACCGGCCTTCGCCGACACCTTCAAGATGGGCCTGCTTGTGCCCGGCAGCGTCTCCGAAGAGGGCTGGAACCGCATCGGCTACAACGCGCTCAAGGGCGTGGAAAAGGAGCTCGGCGCGCAGGTCTCCTACGTCGAGCTGCAGCAGAACCCGGCCTCGTTCGAAAAGGCCTTCCGCGACTATGCCAGCCAGGGCTTCAACGTGATCCTCGGCCACGGCTTCGAATTCCAGGACGCCGCGCTCGACGTTGCGGCCGACTATCCCGATACCGTGTTCCTGATCTCGTCGAGCTACATCCACGAGGGCAATGTGATCGGCCTCAACACCGATACCAGCCAGCCCTTCTACCTGATGGGTTATGTCGCCGCGCGCATGGGCAAGAAGGCCGGGCTCGTCGGCGGCATGGAAATCCCGCCGATCCAGCAGGCCTTCGAAGGCTTCAAGAACGGCGCCCGCAGCGTCGATCCCGACTTCCCGATCAGCGAGGCCTATATCGGCAACTTCACCGACACCACCGCGGCCAAGGAAGCGAGCCTCAGCATGATCTCGCAAGGCGCCGACTTCCTGGTGCCCAACGCCTCGGGTGCCACGGTCGGCGGCTATCAGGCGATCGCCGAATCCGGCGGTGACGTGAAGACCTTCAGCATCTTCTCGGACTTCACCGAGGTTGCCCCGAACAACATCCTCGGCCTCTATGTCGCCGACTACGCCCAGGGCGTGGTCCGTGTCGTGAAGTCGATCCAGGACGGCGAGGTGCCGAGCTGGAACATCGAGTTCGGCCTCAAGGACGCGGACGTCATCAAGTTCTCCTTCCGCGACGACGTCGAAAACGGCGTGCCTGCCGACATCCGCGAGGAGGTCGAGGACGTGAAGGCGAAGATCGCCGCAGGCGAGATCAAGACCCGCAACCGCTAG
- a CDS encoding ABC transporter permease, with translation MTRFLIRTAQAIAMPAAAVLVALASGAVLLALSGFNGWDVFDVMLVGVFSDTRSVAEILLKAIPLILIGVGLCVAFRCSIWNIGAEGQLYAGAVAATVVGVSFEGLTPWLYVPLVMIAGALAGAAWAGIAGLLKVYFRASEIVTTIMLNYIALISTSYLVTGPLKDAAAAYPQSARLFKEAWMPRILPPTRLHIGILVAIALAIAFYVFLFRSSAGFAVRVVGTNQHAARYAGMNVGRNVLLAICISGAMAGLAGAFEVAGVTHRLYQNISPGYGFEGIAVALLANNNPFGAIFSGILFAVLRSGSELMQITAQVPQVLVSVIQGMVILSVVAFGVYRFRSAIHPK, from the coding sequence ATGACACGTTTCCTGATCCGCACCGCGCAGGCGATCGCCATGCCAGCAGCTGCCGTGCTGGTGGCACTCGCCAGCGGCGCAGTGCTTCTGGCGCTCAGCGGCTTCAACGGCTGGGACGTTTTCGACGTCATGCTGGTCGGCGTCTTCAGCGACACGCGCTCGGTCGCCGAGATCCTGCTCAAGGCGATCCCGCTGATCCTGATCGGGGTCGGCCTGTGCGTGGCCTTCCGCTGCTCGATCTGGAACATCGGCGCCGAGGGCCAGCTCTATGCCGGTGCCGTCGCCGCTACGGTCGTCGGGGTCAGCTTCGAGGGGCTGACGCCATGGCTCTACGTTCCTCTGGTGATGATCGCCGGCGCGCTCGCCGGTGCGGCCTGGGCCGGCATTGCCGGGCTGCTGAAGGTCTATTTCCGGGCGAGCGAGATCGTCACCACGATCATGCTCAACTATATCGCGCTGATTTCGACCAGCTATCTGGTCACCGGGCCGCTCAAGGACGCAGCGGCCGCCTATCCGCAGTCCGCACGCCTTTTCAAGGAAGCGTGGATGCCGCGTATCCTGCCGCCAACGCGGCTCCATATCGGCATCCTCGTCGCCATCGCGCTAGCGATTGCCTTCTATGTCTTCCTGTTCCGCAGCAGCGCCGGCTTTGCGGTGCGCGTCGTCGGCACCAACCAGCATGCCGCGCGTTACGCGGGCATGAATGTCGGGCGCAATGTCCTTCTCGCGATCTGCATCAGCGGCGCCATGGCCGGCCTTGCCGGCGCTTTCGAGGTCGCGGGCGTCACTCACCGGCTCTATCAGAACATCTCGCCGGGTTACGGCTTCGAGGGCATCGCGGTCGCGCTTCTGGCCAACAACAACCCGTTCGGGGCGATCTTTTCCGGCATCCTTTTTGCGGTGCTGCGCTCCGGCTCCGAGCTCATGCAGATCACGGCGCAGGTGCCGCAGGTTCTGGTCTCGGTGATCCAGGGAATGGTGATCCTGTCGGTGGTCGCCTTCGGCGTCTACCGGTTCCGCTCGGCCATCCATCCGAAATAG
- a CDS encoding ABC transporter permease: protein MEDVATLGFIATTIGATWRLATPLIFASIGEVFSERAGVLNIGLEGVMLMGAFVGFAAVFATGSLPLGLLSAVLGGMAVGLVFAFFTITVKADQIVVGAAINLLGMGLTAFLFRTYYVGTGRGVEIAQPLDLPGLSDLPFLGEALFRQNAIVYSTLLVVLVAVFVLYKTSFGLTLRAVGEHPKAVDVVGRSVAAYRYGAVLIGTGLAGLGGGFLTLGHSNQFVEGITSGRGFIALAVVVFARWSPIGAFLVSLLFGLFYALQLQLQAQPALAIPYQALQALPYVMTIVALVMVRNKGDTPKTLGVPYNKA from the coding sequence ATGGAAGACGTCGCGACACTCGGCTTTATCGCCACCACCATCGGCGCCACCTGGCGGCTGGCGACCCCGCTCATCTTCGCCTCCATCGGCGAAGTGTTTTCCGAACGCGCCGGCGTGCTCAATATCGGGCTCGAAGGCGTGATGCTGATGGGCGCCTTCGTCGGCTTCGCCGCTGTCTTCGCCACCGGCAGCCTGCCGCTCGGCCTTCTGTCGGCCGTGCTCGGCGGCATGGCCGTCGGGCTGGTCTTCGCCTTCTTCACCATCACCGTCAAGGCCGACCAGATCGTCGTCGGCGCGGCGATCAACCTGCTCGGCATGGGGCTCACAGCCTTCCTGTTCCGCACCTATTATGTCGGCACCGGCAGGGGCGTCGAGATCGCGCAGCCGCTCGACCTTCCGGGGCTGAGTGACCTGCCTTTCCTGGGCGAGGCGCTGTTCCGCCAGAACGCGATCGTCTACAGCACGCTGCTGGTCGTTCTCGTCGCCGTGTTCGTGCTCTACAAGACCTCCTTCGGGCTCACCCTGCGCGCCGTTGGCGAGCATCCCAAGGCGGTCGACGTGGTCGGCCGCAGCGTTGCTGCCTACCGCTACGGCGCGGTGCTGATCGGCACCGGGCTTGCCGGCCTCGGCGGCGGTTTCCTGACCCTCGGCCACTCCAACCAGTTCGTCGAGGGCATCACCTCCGGCCGCGGCTTCATCGCACTCGCCGTCGTGGTGTTCGCGCGCTGGTCGCCGATCGGCGCCTTCCTCGTGTCGCTGCTGTTCGGGCTCTTCTACGCCTTGCAGCTTCAACTCCAGGCGCAGCCGGCGCTCGCCATCCCCTACCAGGCGCTGCAGGCCCTGCCCTACGTCATGACCATCGTGGCGCTGGTGATGGTGCGCAACAAGGGCGACACGCCGAAGACCCTCGGCGTCCCCTACAACAAGGCCTGA
- a CDS encoding ABC transporter ATP-binding protein, which yields MTDKPFLRMENIHKRFGDLVASGGVTLEVEKNEIHTLLGENGAGKSVLMNILCGVLAPNEGQIVYKGEPLRLGSPREAIRHGIGMVHQHFMLVPNLTVAENYVLGQGTPTRVINDREEVHRRIRALSDRYGLDVRPDALIQDLSVGEQQRVEILKVLFHGIDLLILDEPTAVLTPQETDRLLLLLRELVADGKTVIFISHKLDEVMRVSDRISVMRDARIVFTTAASETNPRELARMMVGRDVLMELPRAAVEPGRVVLSVDKLSCDSEIGLPAVRGVSFEVREKEIVGIAGVSGNGQSELALALTGLLPVKGGSVRLDGEEITGLPPSEVNRRPIAHIPEDRHKMGIVLPLPLTENVLLQRYDRAPFSSRGLLDFGAITDHTRDLIRRFRVKTSSENERIQNLSGGNQQKLVVARELARDPDFLLINQLTRGIDIGAMEMVMQEVLRQREAGRAILLISTELEELFAICDRILVMYHGELVGELPPDRSRLEEMGLLMAGHVGEAAARAVAH from the coding sequence ATGACCGACAAGCCCTTCCTGCGCATGGAAAACATCCACAAGCGCTTCGGCGACCTCGTCGCCAGCGGCGGCGTTACTCTCGAGGTCGAGAAGAACGAGATCCACACGCTGCTCGGCGAGAACGGTGCCGGCAAGAGCGTGCTGATGAACATCCTGTGCGGCGTGCTGGCGCCGAACGAGGGCCAGATCGTCTACAAGGGCGAGCCGCTGCGCCTCGGTTCGCCGCGCGAGGCGATCCGCCACGGCATCGGCATGGTGCATCAGCATTTCATGCTCGTGCCCAACCTGACCGTGGCGGAAAACTACGTGCTGGGCCAGGGCACCCCGACGCGGGTCATCAACGACAGGGAGGAGGTGCACCGGCGCATCCGCGCGTTGAGCGACCGCTACGGCCTCGATGTCAGGCCGGACGCGCTGATCCAGGACCTTTCGGTCGGCGAACAGCAGCGCGTCGAGATCCTCAAGGTGCTGTTCCACGGCATCGACCTTCTCATCCTCGACGAGCCGACCGCGGTGCTGACGCCGCAGGAGACCGACCGGCTGCTGCTTTTGCTGCGCGAACTGGTCGCGGACGGCAAGACCGTCATCTTCATCTCGCACAAGCTCGACGAGGTGATGCGGGTCAGCGATCGCATCAGCGTCATGCGCGACGCCAGGATCGTGTTCACCACCGCGGCGTCGGAGACCAATCCGCGCGAACTGGCGCGCATGATGGTCGGCCGTGACGTTCTGATGGAGCTGCCGCGCGCAGCGGTCGAGCCCGGCCGCGTCGTGCTGTCGGTCGACAAGCTTTCCTGCGACAGCGAGATCGGCCTGCCGGCGGTGCGCGGCGTCTCGTTCGAGGTCAGAGAGAAGGAGATCGTCGGGATCGCCGGCGTTTCCGGCAACGGCCAGTCGGAGCTGGCACTGGCGCTTACCGGCCTGCTGCCGGTCAAGGGCGGCTCGGTGCGGCTCGATGGCGAGGAGATCACGGGTCTGCCCCCAAGCGAGGTCAACCGCCGCCCGATCGCCCACATTCCCGAGGACCGGCACAAGATGGGCATCGTTCTGCCGCTGCCGCTGACGGAGAACGTATTGCTTCAGCGCTACGACCGGGCGCCATTCTCCTCGCGCGGCCTGCTCGACTTCGGGGCGATCACCGACCATACGCGCGACCTGATCCGCCGCTTCCGGGTCAAGACCTCCAGTGAGAACGAACGCATCCAGAACCTTTCCGGCGGCAACCAGCAGAAGCTTGTCGTCGCGCGCGAACTCGCACGCGATCCCGACTTCCTGCTCATCAACCAGTTGACCCGCGGCATCGACATCGGCGCCATGGAAATGGTCATGCAGGAGGTGCTGCGCCAGCGCGAGGCCGGCCGCGCCATCCTTCTGATCTCGACCGAGCTCGAAGAGCTTTTCGCGATCTGCGACCGCATCCTCGTCATGTATCACGGCGAACTCGTCGGCGAACTGCCGCCCGACCGGTCGCGGCTGGAGGAGATGGGGCTGCTGATGGCCGGTCATGTCGGCGAGGCCGCTGCGCGCGCTGTCGCGCATTGA
- a CDS encoding LysR family transcriptional regulator → MNITLRQIQAFVAVAELGRFHLAAGKLSLTQSAVSILVKELENELRQRLFDRHTRMVSLTGAGREFLPQARKVLEDLEIAVDSVHELASLKRGRVLIASAIVLAATFLPPVIARFRERYPDISVQVRDMPEEEIRAALKQNQVDLAIGTVADEDLEIVSTRVMSDRLVLVCRSDHRLAARQKVRWADLAGENLIALAKENPLRDLVDRALLQAVPELRPAYEVRFSTTAISMIAAGLGVSVLPENARLLAPMVDVKVMELVEPAIAREVSVLQHRQRALSPVAQKMKEYLISAQRGR, encoded by the coding sequence TTGAACATCACGCTTCGACAGATACAGGCCTTTGTCGCCGTCGCCGAACTCGGCCGCTTCCACCTTGCCGCCGGCAAGCTCAGCCTTACGCAGTCGGCGGTCAGCATTCTGGTCAAGGAACTCGAGAACGAACTCAGGCAGCGTTTGTTCGATCGCCACACGCGCATGGTCAGCCTGACCGGGGCCGGCCGCGAGTTCCTGCCCCAGGCACGCAAGGTGCTCGAAGATCTGGAGATCGCCGTCGACAGCGTCCACGAACTCGCTTCGCTCAAGCGCGGCCGCGTGCTGATTGCCTCGGCCATTGTTCTGGCCGCGACCTTCCTGCCACCCGTGATCGCCCGTTTCCGTGAACGTTATCCCGACATCAGCGTCCAGGTACGCGACATGCCTGAAGAAGAGATCAGGGCGGCTCTGAAGCAGAACCAGGTCGATCTCGCCATCGGCACGGTGGCCGACGAGGACCTTGAGATCGTCTCGACCCGCGTGATGAGCGACCGGTTGGTGCTGGTGTGCCGCTCCGATCACCGGCTGGCGGCTCGGCAAAAGGTACGCTGGGCCGACCTTGCCGGCGAAAACCTGATCGCGCTCGCCAAGGAGAACCCGCTGCGCGACCTCGTCGACCGCGCGCTCCTGCAAGCGGTGCCGGAGCTGCGCCCCGCCTACGAGGTCCGCTTTTCGACCACGGCGATCTCGATGATCGCGGCCGGGCTCGGCGTTTCGGTGCTGCCGGAGAATGCGCGCCTGCTCGCGCCCATGGTCGACGTCAAGGTGATGGAACTCGTGGAGCCTGCGATTGCCCGCGAAGTGTCGGTGCTCCAGCACCGCCAGCGGGCCCTTTCCCCGGTCGCGCAGAAGATGAAGGAATATCTCATCAGCGCCCAGCGGGGACGATGA
- a CDS encoding DUF2189 domain-containing protein — MGKVQDGSGGRSVQPSIRRIEIDDLRACLVAGAWDFAQAPVIGLAIGGVFSLIGIAITLALAVWGVPWLIYPFAIGFPLIGPFAAVGLYEVSRRLEAGREVTWSTVFAVIWAQRRREVSWMAFVMLFVFWMWMYQVRLLVALILGRMSFATLERFADLVLTTSQGWLFLAVGHVVGAFLSLFLFSITVIAIPLLLDRDVDFITAMITSVRTVLASPVVMVAWGVFVTLAVVVACLPLFVGLMVVLPVLGHATWHLYRRAISY; from the coding sequence ATGGGCAAGGTGCAGGACGGATCGGGCGGGCGTAGCGTTCAACCTTCCATTCGTCGAATCGAAATCGACGATCTGCGCGCGTGCCTGGTCGCCGGCGCATGGGATTTCGCACAGGCCCCGGTGATCGGCCTTGCGATTGGTGGCGTCTTCTCGTTGATCGGCATCGCCATCACTCTCGCCCTTGCGGTCTGGGGGGTGCCGTGGCTCATTTATCCTTTCGCCATCGGTTTCCCACTCATAGGCCCCTTCGCCGCGGTCGGGCTCTACGAGGTCAGTCGCAGGCTGGAGGCTGGACGGGAAGTCACCTGGAGCACCGTGTTTGCCGTGATATGGGCACAGCGACGGCGCGAAGTGTCATGGATGGCGTTTGTCATGCTTTTCGTGTTCTGGATGTGGATGTACCAGGTGCGCCTTCTGGTAGCGCTCATCCTCGGTCGCATGTCCTTTGCGACGCTGGAGCGGTTCGCGGACCTCGTCCTGACCACCTCGCAGGGCTGGCTTTTCCTTGCGGTGGGTCACGTGGTAGGGGCGTTCCTGTCGCTCTTCCTGTTTTCCATTACGGTCATTGCGATACCGTTGCTGCTCGACCGCGATGTCGACTTCATCACGGCCATGATCACGAGTGTCCGCACGGTGCTGGCCAGTCCAGTCGTGATGGTAGCGTGGGGCGTTTTCGTCACGCTTGCTGTCGTGGTGGCCTGTTTGCCGCTTTTTGTCGGTCTCATGGTGGTTTTGCCGGTGTTGGGGCACGCGACCTGGCACCTCTATCGCCGCGCCATCTCTTATTAG
- a CDS encoding PAS domain-containing sensor histidine kinase, whose translation MRTFQGRGTGREFYGYVAALGGPLLILATLGVIGEPLRGDWLLPLLLPLALLAGALGGWIAGTAAITLSAAALMAAASFWPLVGPDPVAAVLSIAVGAALVGAGAAYRRARGAAAAAVQRLSAREAHLHSILDTVPDATVVIDETGKMISFNRAAVRQFGYSEQEAVGKNVRILMPEPYRGQHDGYIGRYLSTGERRIIGIDRVVVGRRKDGSTFPMKLAVGEMQSGGQRFFTGFIRDLTERAESEARLEEIQGELARLARLNELGEMASTLAHELNQPLSAIANYVQGCNRLLKNMDDPVAERMRDALEETASQSLRAGQIIRHLREFVTRGETEKQPEDIRKLVEEAGALALVGSRELGVRTLFDFQDGPVSVMIDRVQIQQVLINLIRNALEAMKDSERRELSVHVGASAGGGILVEIADTGGGVSDEVVDQLFKPFTTSKPGGMGIGLSISKRIVEAHGGELTMRPNERGGATFSFTLPAIEDQDAPDEQ comes from the coding sequence TTGCGCACGTTTCAGGGCCGGGGAACCGGACGCGAATTCTACGGCTATGTGGCGGCTCTCGGGGGGCCGCTGCTGATTCTCGCGACCCTTGGCGTGATCGGCGAACCGTTGCGCGGTGATTGGCTACTGCCGCTGTTGTTGCCGCTTGCCCTGCTCGCCGGTGCATTGGGCGGCTGGATTGCCGGAACGGCTGCAATAACGCTCAGCGCGGCAGCCTTGATGGCGGCAGCAAGCTTTTGGCCTCTTGTCGGACCGGATCCCGTGGCCGCGGTTCTGTCGATCGCGGTCGGCGCGGCCCTTGTGGGTGCCGGCGCGGCATACCGGCGGGCACGCGGCGCCGCGGCTGCAGCGGTGCAGCGGCTGAGTGCGCGCGAAGCGCACTTGCATTCCATCCTCGACACGGTCCCAGACGCTACGGTCGTCATCGACGAGACCGGGAAGATGATCTCGTTCAATCGCGCCGCGGTGCGCCAGTTCGGCTATTCGGAACAGGAAGCCGTCGGGAAGAACGTCCGCATATTGATGCCGGAACCCTACCGTGGCCAGCATGACGGCTATATCGGCCGCTATCTGAGCACCGGCGAGCGCCGGATCATCGGCATCGATCGCGTGGTCGTGGGGCGGCGCAAGGATGGCTCGACCTTTCCGATGAAGCTGGCGGTCGGTGAGATGCAAAGTGGCGGCCAACGGTTCTTTACCGGTTTCATCCGCGATCTGACCGAGCGCGCCGAATCGGAAGCCAGGCTGGAGGAGATCCAAGGCGAGCTTGCGCGGCTTGCGCGCCTCAACGAGCTCGGCGAGATGGCTTCGACCCTGGCCCACGAACTCAACCAGCCGCTGTCGGCGATCGCCAACTACGTCCAGGGCTGCAATCGGCTCCTGAAGAACATGGACGATCCGGTCGCCGAACGCATGCGCGACGCGCTCGAGGAGACGGCGAGCCAGTCCCTGCGCGCCGGACAGATCATTCGGCATCTGCGCGAGTTCGTGACCCGCGGCGAAACCGAGAAACAGCCTGAGGACATCCGCAAGCTGGTGGAGGAGGCTGGCGCCCTGGCGCTGGTCGGCTCGCGAGAACTCGGCGTGCGTACCCTGTTCGACTTCCAAGACGGACCGGTGTCCGTCATGATCGATCGCGTGCAGATCCAGCAAGTGCTCATCAACCTGATACGCAACGCCCTCGAAGCGATGAAGGACAGCGAGCGGCGCGAACTTTCGGTACATGTGGGCGCCAGCGCAGGTGGCGGCATTCTGGTCGAGATTGCCGATACCGGAGGCGGCGTGTCCGACGAAGTCGTCGATCAGCTCTTCAAGCCGTTTACCACCAGCAAACCGGGCGGAATGGGCATTGGACTTTCGATTTCGAAGCGCATAGTCGAGGCGCACGGAGGCGAGCTGACCATGCGGCCTAACGAGCGGGGCGGGGCTACGTTCAGCTTTACCTTGCCGGCAATCGAGGATCAGGACGCTCCGGATGAGCAGTGA
- the fixJ gene encoding response regulator FixJ yields the protein MSSDVIIHIVDDEEPVRKSLAFLLSVSGHAARAHESATAFLSIARELRNACLITDLRMPDMSGVDLLRRLRDDGAMLPTIVITGHGDVPMAVEAMKAGALDFIEKPFADEVLLEAVDRAVAELVQRPRAEDDEAVRSRLADLTDRERQVMRAVVAGLPNKTIAYDLDISPRTVEVHRANVMAKMQAKNLPELVRMVLGAGAEPTSD from the coding sequence ATGAGCAGTGACGTCATCATTCACATCGTCGATGATGAGGAGCCCGTCAGGAAGTCGCTAGCCTTCCTGTTGTCGGTCTCGGGTCATGCGGCGCGCGCCCATGAATCGGCCACGGCCTTTCTGTCGATAGCCAGGGAACTGCGGAACGCTTGCCTGATCACGGATCTCAGGATGCCGGACATGAGCGGCGTCGACCTGCTTCGCCGGCTGCGTGACGACGGGGCGATGTTGCCGACCATCGTCATTACCGGCCACGGCGATGTTCCGATGGCTGTCGAAGCGATGAAGGCCGGCGCACTCGACTTCATCGAAAAGCCGTTCGCCGACGAGGTGCTTCTGGAGGCGGTGGATCGCGCCGTCGCCGAGCTTGTTCAGCGACCGAGGGCCGAGGACGATGAGGCCGTACGCAGCCGGCTGGCCGATCTGACCGATCGCGAACGACAGGTCATGCGCGCCGTGGTCGCCGGTCTGCCGAACAAGACGATCGCCTACGACCTCGACATCAGTCCGCGCACGGTCGAGGTTCACCGCGCCAATGTCATGGCCAAAATGCAGGCCAAGAACCTGCCCGAACTGGTGCGCATGGTCCTTGGCGCGGGCGCAGAGCCGACCTCGGATTGA
- a CDS encoding helix-turn-helix domain-containing protein produces the protein MTAPASRPQSIHLRGHNGAQGPAALAAAQPHQVQFYSANAEIYGQGEKARALYQVEFGAVRVYRLMADGRRQISAFHVAGEVFGFESDGHHHFFAEAICGSAVRIYTLPVGADVSREILPLALAALVRAQEHLMVVGRQHACERVAAFLLDMMDRQGELPSIELAMSRADIGDYLGLTIETVSRVFSKFRAKGYIRLSGSRSVDILKPEALLDMCV, from the coding sequence ATGACTGCCCCAGCCTCCCGCCCTCAAAGCATCCACCTGCGCGGCCACAACGGTGCCCAGGGTCCGGCTGCCCTTGCCGCCGCGCAGCCGCACCAGGTGCAGTTCTACTCAGCCAATGCAGAGATCTACGGACAGGGCGAAAAGGCCCGTGCACTTTACCAGGTCGAGTTCGGTGCAGTGCGTGTCTACCGCCTCATGGCCGACGGTCGCCGACAGATCAGTGCTTTCCACGTCGCCGGCGAGGTGTTCGGTTTCGAGTCCGATGGCCATCACCACTTCTTCGCCGAAGCGATATGCGGCTCGGCCGTCCGTATCTACACGCTGCCGGTCGGTGCCGACGTTTCGCGCGAGATCCTGCCGCTCGCGCTTGCGGCGTTGGTCCGCGCCCAGGAGCACCTCATGGTGGTCGGTCGCCAGCATGCATGCGAACGCGTCGCCGCTTTCCTGCTCGACATGATGGATCGCCAGGGCGAGTTGCCAAGCATTGAACTGGCGATGTCGCGTGCTGACATTGGCGACTATCTCGGCCTTACGATCGAGACCGTGTCACGGGTCTTCTCGAAGTTTCGGGCCAAGGGCTACATCCGCCTCAGCGGTTCTCGAAGCGTCGACATCCTGAAGCCAGAGGCGCTGTTGGATATGTGTGTCTGA
- the hemN gene encoding oxygen-independent coproporphyrinogen III oxidase encodes MTDSRRAGETAPRYTSYPTAPHFHAGVRGRQVRTWMQTIPAGEAMSLYVHIPFCDRLCWFCACHTKHTLRYEPVTEYLDVLFDEIRLAGSHVPAGVVVRALHFGGGSPTMLKPADLTQLSRLLRDTFAFADDAEISVEIDPNDISEETLDALAAIRMTRASLGIQDFDPRVQRAINREQSFETTSTVIKGLRRRGVGSVNLDLVYGLPHQTVAGIAATVAQVLTLAPDRIALFGYAHVPWFKKHQTMIKEAWLPDTEQRIAQSRRAAELILEAGYTPIGLDHFARPDDSLAKAATTGRLRRNFQGYTDDNCETLIGFGPSSISRYRQGYAQNTPAMGEYQRLVAGGTLPVSRGFVLSNEDRARAWVIERLMCDFSFSGREAVRLFGDVGHRIVEEARGVAGTEPDLLEQVGDLFSIRADSRPLARIAASKFDPYLSRGEARHSVAV; translated from the coding sequence ATGACTGATTCACGTCGCGCCGGTGAAACGGCGCCACGCTATACAAGCTACCCTACCGCGCCGCACTTTCATGCCGGTGTCCGCGGCCGGCAGGTACGCACGTGGATGCAGACGATACCGGCTGGCGAAGCGATGTCGCTTTATGTCCACATCCCGTTCTGCGACCGCCTGTGCTGGTTCTGCGCATGCCATACCAAGCACACACTCCGCTACGAACCGGTCACCGAATATCTCGACGTGTTGTTCGACGAGATTCGCCTTGCCGGCAGCCACGTGCCCGCCGGTGTTGTGGTTCGTGCACTCCATTTCGGTGGCGGCTCGCCGACGATGCTGAAGCCTGCCGACCTGACGCAGCTTTCACGTCTGCTGCGCGACACCTTCGCCTTCGCCGACGATGCCGAGATCAGCGTCGAGATCGACCCGAACGACATAAGCGAAGAAACGCTGGACGCCCTTGCCGCGATCCGCATGACGCGGGCGAGCCTCGGCATCCAGGACTTCGATCCCAGGGTTCAGAGGGCGATCAACCGGGAGCAGAGTTTTGAGACGACCAGCACGGTGATCAAAGGGTTGCGGCGGCGCGGCGTCGGGTCGGTGAACCTGGACCTCGTCTACGGCCTGCCGCATCAGACCGTCGCGGGCATCGCGGCAACCGTCGCGCAGGTCCTGACACTGGCACCCGACCGGATCGCGCTTTTCGGCTATGCGCACGTGCCCTGGTTCAAGAAGCACCAGACGATGATCAAGGAAGCCTGGCTGCCGGACACGGAGCAAAGGATCGCGCAATCGCGCCGTGCTGCCGAACTCATCCTCGAAGCTGGTTACACCCCAATCGGGCTCGACCACTTCGCTCGACCTGACGACAGCCTCGCCAAGGCGGCGACGACCGGGCGCCTCAGACGCAACTTCCAGGGATACACCGACGACAACTGCGAAACGCTGATCGGCTTCGGTCCTTCCTCGATCAGCCGCTACCGCCAGGGCTATGCGCAAAACACACCGGCCATGGGCGAATATCAGCGGTTGGTGGCCGGGGGTACACTGCCGGTGTCGCGCGGATTCGTGCTCTCGAACGAAGACAGGGCACGGGCCTGGGTGATCGAGCGCCTGATGTGCGACTTTTCCTTCTCTGGTCGCGAGGCGGTGCGGCTCTTCGGCGACGTGGGCCATCGTATCGTCGAGGAAGCGCGCGGGGTCGCCGGAACCGAACCCGACCTGCTCGAGCAGGTCGGCGACCTGTTTTCGATCCGTGCCGACTCGCGGCCGCTTGCCAGGATCGCGGCGTCGAAATTCGATCCTTACCTGTCGCGCGGCGAGGCTCGCCATTCCGTCGCCGTGTAG